CTTCAATGTCTAACCACTTGGCTAAGTAAGGATGGGAATCGAGTTCGGAGCGGAAGCCGTACCCTGCCCACAACCAGCGACCTTCGCGATCGAGTAAGGCATCTCCCGCTCCCTCAAACGGCAGCTCTTTCGGTAATTCATGGACAGTGTATCCCTTCTCCAAAAACCACTGCTTGAAGAAGGGTTCTTCAGCTTGCCGTTCCTTATGGAAAAAGCGGCTTAAGACCACAGTGTCACCTAAGACCAAACCCGCATTGGCCGTAAACACTATGTCTGGAACCCCAACCTGGGGTTGAATTAAATCGACGATCGCGTACTCTTTGATTAGATGAAATAGGTGCTCCCATTGTTCGGCAGCGCGATCGCGAGAAGAGCGGTGAACATTTCCTTCCATCCAAGGATTAATTACATAGTCCACCTCATAGTGATCCGGCGAACACATTAAAAAACGAATTGAGGAAACCATAAATCCAAAGCTCGAATGAGGAGTTGATGCAAAAACTTTAACGAGCCTACAAGATGAAAACTGTGGTCAAACTTGCAGCTAAATAACGCTTCTCAGTCTCTAAATTCCCGTAGCAACGAGACTGGAGTCTATCTTATTATTCCTACGACCTCAGGTATTGACAGAAAAGCCAACCTTGTAATAGGTTCCTGACTTTCTGAGCGTTTCTCTCTCCAGCCTAAATCATTAAAAGTGTCTGTCTACAACCGTATTTATGCGATCGTGCGTCAAATTCCTACCGGAAAAGTTGCTACTTATGGCCAGGTAGCTGAGTTAGCGGAGTTATATGGCAAAGCTCGTTTGGTGGGATACGCGCTTTACCGAGTTGATAAAAATTCAGATATCCCTTGGCATCGCGTGATTAATGCCAAAGGTGAAGTGTCAGAATCACCCCTACGTCTGGGTTCTGACCACGTACAGCGATCGCTCTTAGAAGCAGAAGGAATTCAATTTAGCGCCGAGGGAAAGGTCGATTTACGGGAATATTTGTGGCGACCCGCCGTAATCTAACCCCGTCGGTGCTGGGTAGGCAGAATTGATGACTGTTCAGGTTGAGTTAAAGTTGGCTGAGGCAGCGATCGCAGTTCTTTCCAGACGTTGTAGCCGTTGTCGGAGTCAGTAATGACAACTTGCTGGTGGTACTCTGATAACCCGTAAGCCAAAGCATAAGCCTGGTTCTGGCAAGCTATTGGAAACGAAGCGACATAGCTATACAACTGGCCTCCGTTTCGCATTCCTTGTCTCAGACAACCATCGGAGCCAACGAAGGTGAAGTAATGAATCAGAGTTTCAGAGATAGTCAGTGGAGACATGGGAGTGTGGGATGCACGCTTAAGGGCAGTTTACGCAAATGCCTTTGGCTCTACAAGTAGACTCCTACAAGATTCATGATCTCTTGATTCTACTAACGTGCGTGAGGTTTCTTAAGGTAATCTTGGCCTTGCAGGAGCAGAGCTACAAGAGACAACTAAGCTTTCAACCGTAGCTTTACGAGAAATCACGTCTCGCTGCATAAAGATTTCATGATCACAGACGACATAGATATCTAAACCAACATAAACCAACAAAAATGCGATCGCCTGGGATTGAACCAGAGAGCGATCGCATTGTCTTTATATATTGAGTGAGATTTACCAGCAGTGGTTACGCTGGCAGCCCAGTCAGTTCACCAGCACCCGAAACCACTTCACCGATCGCATAAGCCGCAAGATTTTGCGACGTAAACCACTGAATCGTTTGCTCGGCTTGATCTGGTGGCACCATCACGACCAAGCCAATGCCCATGTTGAACGTATTAAACATGGCAACCTCACTAACTTCTCCAGTAGTCGCCAACCACTGAAACACAGGTAGAACAGGCCAACGGCTAGGGTCGAGGTGGACAGCTTGGCCTTCGCCTAAACAGCGGGGGAGATTTTCTGGTAAGCCACCACCCGTAATGTGAGCCAAACCATGAATCGTCAGTCCAGCCTGTCGTGCCGCCAATACGGGTTTGACATAGATCTGGGTTGGGGTGAGCAATACCTCTGCTAAAGTTTGTCCCCCTAGTAGTTCCAGACGGTCATCCCAGCTAAAGCCGCGATCGCTAATGATTTTGCGAACCAAACTAAAACCGTTGCTGTGCAATCCTTGGCTAGCCAAACCGATCGCCACATCTCCAATTTGGACTTGAGAGCCATCTAGCAGTTGGCTTTTCTCCACCACACCAACACAAAAGCCCGCCAAATCATAT
This region of Trichocoleus desertorum NBK24 genomic DNA includes:
- the purM gene encoding phosphoribosylformylglycinamidine cyclo-ligase, with amino-acid sequence MDYREAGVDVEAGRAFVQQIRGMVESTYRPGVLGKFGGFSGLFQIPAGYHEPILVSGTDGVGTKLKIAQVANRHDTVGIDLVAMCVNDVLTSGAEPLFFLDYLATGHLEPEQLAQVVSGVSEGCRQAGCALLGGETAEMPGFYQPGEYDLAGFCVGVVEKSQLLDGSQVQIGDVAIGLASQGLHSNGFSLVRKIISDRGFSWDDRLELLGGQTLAEVLLTPTQIYVKPVLAARQAGLTIHGLAHITGGGLPENLPRCLGEGQAVHLDPSRWPVLPVFQWLATTGEVSEVAMFNTFNMGIGLVVMVPPDQAEQTIQWFTSQNLAAYAIGEVVSGAGELTGLPA
- a CDS encoding MGMT family protein is translated as MSVYNRIYAIVRQIPTGKVATYGQVAELAELYGKARLVGYALYRVDKNSDIPWHRVINAKGEVSESPLRLGSDHVQRSLLEAEGIQFSAEGKVDLREYLWRPAVI